The genomic segment ATCACATCTTTATTGGAAACCAGAATTACTCTTTCCACCAGGTTTTTTAATTCTCGGATATTTCCTGGCCAGGAAAGTCTCTTCATCCATTCGATGGCAGAATTACTGATACGTAAACTTGGTCGTTTATAGGTTTTTCTCAATTTTTCTACAAAATGATTTACCAGAAGTGGAATATCTCCAGGACGATCCCTTAACGGAGGAATCGAAATAGCGATCAGGTTAATCCTGTAAAAGAGATCTTCACGGAATTCACCCTCGGCTACCATTTCATTTAAATTACGATTGGTAGCAGAAATAACTCGAATGTCCACTGCTCTTGTTTTACTGGAACCAAGCACTTCAAAGCAGCGATCCTGCAGCACACGCAGTAATTTAACCTGACTGCTGAGATCCAGTTCGCCGATTTCATCCAGAAAAATGCTGCCTGTATTTGCCATTTCAAAACGTCCAATACGGCTGCTTTTTGCATCGGTAAAAGCACCTTTAACATGGCCGAACATTTCACTTTCAAAAAGAGAAGATGAGATACCACCCAGATTAACCTTCACAAACGGCTGATTTTTTCGGCCGCTATTACGATGAATAG from the Candidatus Cloacimonadota bacterium genome contains:
- a CDS encoding sigma-54-dependent Fis family transcriptional regulator; the protein is MLIIDDDFAVRTSLSLILKQNDFDADTAEGPKQAIDILRENKFDLIVLDMNFTMETSGEEGLKLLKEIKSLLPTIPVILITAWGSIELAVQGMKLGALDFITKPWNNEHFLQSVRTTLHLSGQMGKAETLSRKQLDEMYNFDDLIGRDPTFLKALETIGRVSSSEASVLILGESGTGKELFAEAIHRNSGRKNQPFVKVNLGGISSSLFESEMFGHVKGAFTDAKSSRIGRFEMANTGSIFLDEIGELDLSSQVKLLRVLQDRCFEVLGSSKTRAVDIRVISATNRNLNEMVAEGEFREDLFYRINLIAISIPPLRDRPGDIPLLVNHFVEKLRKTYKRPSLRISNSAIEWMKRLSWPGNIRELKNLVERVILVSNKDV